The following are from one region of the Candidatus Acidulodesulfobacterium ferriphilum genome:
- a CDS encoding DUF3311 domain-containing protein — MSKNFLFTVAGILIAIPTIVLAVVPLYNHSDPAFLGLPFFYWFQTLWLVIATILYSFASLLISKVKGGGDK, encoded by the coding sequence ATGAGTAAGAATTTTTTGTTTACGGTTGCCGGGATATTAATCGCAATCCCGACTATCGTTCTTGCCGTTGTGCCGCTTTACAACCACTCTGACCCGGCTTTTTTAGGCCTGCCGTTTTTTTACTGGTTTCAGACGCTCTGGCTCGTTATAGCGACCATTCTTTATTCCTTTGCTTCATTACTGATTTCTAAAGTAAAAGGCGGAGGTGATAAATAA
- a CDS encoding type II toxin-antitoxin system VapC family toxin → MRFADTNIFLRYLTNDDAEKAKKVFFLLKRVEEGKEKIITSPLVIFELIFTLEKFYKVPRKDIKEMAAAIINLEGLAVEFKDVFIFALKLFAEKNISFADAFNASIMKLNNMTEIYSYDTDFDKIEKIKRIEP, encoded by the coding sequence ATGCGCTTTGCGGATACAAATATTTTTCTCCGTTATCTTACCAACGATGATGCCGAAAAGGCTAAAAAGGTATTCTTCCTTTTAAAAAGGGTAGAAGAAGGCAAGGAAAAAATAATTACAAGCCCTTTAGTTATTTTTGAATTGATTTTCACGCTTGAAAAATTTTATAAAGTACCAAGAAAAGATATTAAGGAAATGGCGGCGGCTATCATTAATCTTGAAGGATTGGCCGTAGAATTTAAAGATGTCTTTATTTTTGCCCTTAAATTATTTGCGGAAAAAAATATATCTTTTGCCGATGCTTTTAACGCTTCAATTATGAAATTAAATAATATGACCGAGATTTATAGCTACGATACAGATTTTGATAAGATTGAAAAAATAAAAAGAATAGAGCCTTGA
- a CDS encoding AbrB/MazE/SpoVT family DNA-binding domain-containing protein, whose product MPRIIEKTTVTSKGQITIPKKYRDMLKLKTNDAVTFRVRQNSIEIIPFTSNISKYFGRVKPKESPEDFKKIREKFEEAVAGGLKK is encoded by the coding sequence ATGCCAAGAATAATAGAAAAAACAACAGTGACCAGCAAAGGACAGATAACCATTCCAAAAAAATATAGGGATATGTTGAAATTAAAAACTAACGATGCGGTTACATTTAGAGTAAGGCAAAATTCTATCGAGATTATACCGTTTACTTCAAATATAAGCAAATATTTTGGAAGGGTAAAACCGAAGGAAAGCCCTGAAGATTTTAAAAAAATAAGGGAGAAGTTCGAAGAAGCCGTTGCAGGGGGATTGAAAAAATAA
- a CDS encoding DUF2283 domain-containing protein yields MKVIYDDETDTLTLIFNDGKISESDEIKEGMILDYDDQGKVVSMELLDASAQVKDPKFISYELKEIKQAM; encoded by the coding sequence ATGAAAGTCATATATGACGATGAAACCGATACATTGACGCTTATTTTTAATGACGGTAAAATTTCTGAAAGCGATGAAATAAAAGAGGGTATGATTTTAGATTATGATGACCAAGGAAAAGTAGTTTCCATGGAATTATTAGACGCGTCGGCGCAGGTTAAAGACCCTAAATTTATCTCTTATGAATTAAAAGAAATCAAGCAAGCTATGTAA
- a CDS encoding DUF4258 domain-containing protein, giving the protein MNIIFTSHAKLEMKRRNIKESLVISVIKKAGQKINSKNNRIIFQSKFFDADAQTKMILRVICELIKQEIVKIITVYKTSKIKKYWVED; this is encoded by the coding sequence ATGAATATAATTTTTACCAGTCATGCTAAATTAGAAATGAAAAGAAGAAATATAAAAGAATCTCTTGTAATAAGCGTCATTAAAAAAGCGGGACAAAAAATAAATTCTAAAAATAACAGGATTATATTTCAAAGTAAATTTTTTGATGCCGATGCACAAACCAAAATGATTTTAAGAGTCATATGTGAATTGATTAAACAGGAAATCGTTAAAATAATAACCGTTTATAAAACTTCTAAAATAAAAAAATATTGGGTTGAGGATTAA
- a CDS encoding PIN domain-containing protein has translation MGEKTIRVFLDSNVIFSGIISDKGAPRIILDILSLRTSFVTGITGEYNLIEIERNINKKISDAMHLYKEYLPKVNLEIIKLPSASEIDEYSGHTAAKDIPVPVSAINGKADYLVTGDKKDFKKPKIFGNYSFQILNPSEFIDGIIPLIFKATKKN, from the coding sequence ATGGGTGAAAAAACTATCAGAGTTTTTCTCGATTCAAATGTAATCTTTTCCGGAATTATTTCGGATAAGGGCGCGCCTCGCATCATTCTGGATATATTGAGTCTTAGAACTTCTTTCGTTACAGGAATAACGGGAGAATACAACCTCATAGAAATAGAAAGGAATATAAATAAGAAAATATCGGATGCAATGCATTTATACAAAGAATATTTACCCAAAGTTAATCTAGAGATTATAAAATTGCCGTCAGCCTCCGAAATTGATGAATATTCCGGTCATACCGCCGCCAAAGATATTCCGGTGCCTGTTTCGGCGATTAACGGCAAAGCCGATTATCTTGTTACCGGCGATAAAAAGGATTTTAAAAAACCTAAAATATTTGGAAATTATTCGTTTCAAATATTAAATCCTTCGGAATTTATTGACGGGATAATCCCCCTGATTTTTAAAGCGACTAAAAAAAATTAA
- a CDS encoding AbrB/MazE/SpoVT family DNA-binding domain-containing protein yields MKPFTAEIKSRGQLTIPKKIRDAGYLDEGQVVSIIPAGDAIIVTPKRLELDEARREIKKIIKRSGLSVEELMKGLKNERAKLYKELYG; encoded by the coding sequence ATGAAACCGTTTACGGCAGAAATAAAATCCCGGGGACAACTGACCATACCTAAAAAGATAAGGGACGCGGGTTATCTTGACGAAGGGCAGGTCGTTTCAATTATTCCCGCGGGCGACGCCATTATAGTCACGCCTAAAAGGCTTGAATTAGATGAAGCGCGAAGGGAAATCAAAAAAATTATCAAAAGGTCGGGGCTTTCCGTTGAAGAATTAATGAAAGGGCTTAAAAACGAAAGGGCAAAACTCTATAAAGAACTGTATGGGTGA
- the higA gene encoding addiction module antidote protein, HigA family produces the protein MNIFDFKRDATHPGEVLREEFLKPLNLKQTKLAMDLNVTFRTINELANEKRSISPLMALKLSEYFKTTPEFWMNLQTKYDLCKTK, from the coding sequence ATGAATATTTTTGATTTTAAAAGAGACGCTACGCATCCCGGAGAGGTTTTGAGAGAGGAATTTTTGAAGCCTCTAAATCTAAAACAGACAAAACTTGCTATGGATTTAAATGTTACGTTTAGGACAATAAACGAACTTGCAAACGAGAAAAGAAGTATTAGTCCTTTAATGGCTTTAAAGCTATCGGAATATTTTAAAACTACTCCCGAATTCTGGATGAATTTGCAGACAAAATATGATCTCTGTAAGACAAAATAA
- a CDS encoding type II toxin-antitoxin system RelE/ParE family toxin, which yields MNFINIETEKLYLNGFSKKIPQHIQKIAIRKLDMIDAAGTLDDLKAPPANRLEALKGDLKGFYSIRINDQYRIVFTFKNGNAHDVYRCLYITDYHN from the coding sequence CTGAATTTTATTAATATAGAAACCGAAAAGCTTTACCTAAACGGTTTTAGTAAAAAGATTCCACAACACATACAAAAAATTGCGATTCGCAAATTAGATATGATAGACGCTGCAGGAACATTGGACGATTTAAAAGCTCCTCCGGCTAACCGGCTTGAAGCCTTAAAAGGCGATTTGAAAGGATTTTACAGTATTAGAATTAACGACCAATACAGGATAGTTTTTACATTTAAAAATGGAAACGCACACGATGTTTATAGATGTTTATATATAACGGATTATCATAATTGA
- a CDS encoding DUF2283 domain-containing protein, giving the protein MKLKVDEESDALYFRLDESPIVESEEVEPGVILDFNSDGKVVGVEMLNLSLRINPEQLKILQYETA; this is encoded by the coding sequence ATGAAATTAAAAGTGGACGAAGAAAGTGACGCCCTTTATTTTAGGTTAGACGAATCGCCTATAGTCGAATCTGAAGAGGTTGAGCCGGGTGTTATTTTAGATTTTAATTCAGATGGAAAAGTGGTTGGAGTAGAAATGCTCAATTTAAGTTTAAGGATAAATCCGGAACAGTTAAAGATACTGCAATACGAAACTGCTTAA
- a CDS encoding DUF4258 domain-containing protein, whose protein sequence is MLLNDFEFSIHANDVIKERKISEKWISDALNNPDWNIVKEDGNLHYFKNISENNGRVLYMLWSTIMRPRKE, encoded by the coding sequence ATGCTATTAAACGATTTTGAATTTAGCATACATGCAAATGATGTTATTAAAGAACGTAAAATTTCCGAAAAATGGATTTCCGATGCTTTAAATAATCCTGATTGGAATATTGTTAAAGAGGATGGAAACTTGCACTATTTTAAAAATATCTCGGAAAATAACGGAAGGGTTTTATACATGTTGTGGTCAACCATAATGCGTCCCCGAAAAGAATAG
- a CDS encoding type II toxin-antitoxin system HicB family antitoxin: MHKLLIVIEKAGNNYSCYSPDLPGVISTGKTKEETKKNMAEAIKMHIDGLIEDGINIPESVSFAEYLTI; this comes from the coding sequence ATGCATAAATTACTTATTGTAATTGAAAAGGCGGGCAATAATTATTCGTGTTATTCGCCTGACCTGCCGGGTGTTATTTCTACAGGAAAAACCAAAGAAGAAACAAAAAAAAACATGGCTGAAGCCATTAAAATGCACATTGACGGATTAATAGAAGACGGAATAAATATTCCGGAATCTGTTTCTTTTGCAGAATACCTAACTATATAA
- a CDS encoding type II toxin-antitoxin system HicA family toxin: MKIRDIIKILEKDGWVLIAIKGSHRQYKHSNKTGRVTIAGHPNDDIAAGTLNSILKQAKLKENK; the protein is encoded by the coding sequence ATGAAAATTCGTGATATAATAAAAATATTAGAAAAAGACGGCTGGGTTCTTATTGCGATAAAAGGCAGTCATAGACAATATAAGCATTCTAATAAAACGGGCAGGGTAACTATTGCAGGACACCCTAATGACGATATAGCAGCAGGAACATTAAACAGCATTTTAAAACAGGCAAAATTAAAGGAGAACAAATAG
- the lpxC gene encoding UDP-3-O-[3-hydroxymyristoyl] N-acetylglucosamine deacetylase codes for MEKFAILKEEKDEFQCTVANMLFFKGIGLHTGKESSIAVKPAKAGSGITFVRKDLKPNVIIKADAGNICSTTLRTSIGRAGKEAGSGKSGTGCISTVEHLMSALWGAGIDNAVIEVYGDEIPAMDGSARVFYEAFYESGIKELNANRRYIEVFKPIILKSGDIYSEKHAGEQSANEGEVSIAVYPANGFEISYIMDFNHPLVNSGSIDLKIDGFNFHKEISKARTFGFLKDVEYLKKNGLALGGSLDNALVLDETSVLNKEGLRYKDEFIRHKVLDLIGDLYLSGYRIKGRVVAKKTGHDINSKLVKKINGFLNDSKLKGGIQAEQEKQAAVPNAGAAQFA; via the coding sequence ATGGAAAAATTTGCGATATTAAAAGAAGAAAAAGACGAATTTCAATGCACTGTAGCCAATATGCTTTTCTTTAAAGGAATCGGTTTGCACACGGGCAAAGAGTCGTCCATTGCGGTTAAACCGGCAAAAGCAGGTTCGGGCATTACTTTCGTACGAAAGGACTTAAAGCCGAATGTTATAATTAAGGCCGATGCGGGCAATATCTGTTCCACGACATTAAGAACCAGCATAGGAAGGGCAGGTAAAGAGGCTGGAAGCGGCAAAAGCGGCACAGGGTGCATTTCTACCGTCGAACATTTAATGTCGGCTTTATGGGGTGCGGGTATCGACAATGCCGTTATAGAGGTTTACGGAGACGAGATTCCGGCTATGGACGGCAGCGCAAGAGTCTTTTACGAAGCGTTTTACGAAAGCGGCATTAAAGAACTGAATGCAAACAGAAGGTATATAGAAGTATTTAAACCGATAATATTAAAGAGCGGGGATATTTATTCGGAAAAGCATGCGGGGGAGCAAAGCGCAAACGAGGGCGAGGTAAGCATTGCCGTATATCCCGCAAACGGCTTCGAAATATCTTATATTATGGACTTTAATCACCCGTTAGTAAATTCCGGCTCAATCGATTTGAAAATTGACGGGTTTAACTTTCATAAGGAGATTTCGAAGGCAAGGACATTCGGTTTCTTAAAGGATGTCGAATATTTAAAAAAGAACGGGCTTGCGCTGGGCGGAAGCTTGGATAATGCTTTAGTGCTGGATGAAACCTCGGTTCTTAACAAAGAAGGGCTCAGATATAAAGACGAGTTCATAAGGCATAAAGTACTGGATTTAATCGGCGACTTATATCTTTCCGGTTACAGGATTAAAGGCAGGGTCGTTGCAAAAAAGACCGGCCACGATATAAATTCTAAATTAGTAAAGAAGATAAACGGTTTTTTAAATGACTCAAAACTAAAAGGCGGGATACAAGCGGAACAGGAGAAACAGGCGGCAGTCCCAAATGCCGGCGCAGCCCAGTTCGCGTAA
- a CDS encoding epoxyqueuosine reductase QueH yields MENKLLLHICCSPCLMYPYTVVDKKFDTVIGYFYNPNIHPYSEYSRREESLKKFAEKAGLKVICEKNYDMEEFIRNVAFREENRCYYCLSKRLEKTASLAKSSKFTHFSTTLLYSKHQKHDYLKEVGFNLQKKYGVNFYYEDFRLGYKEGVKLSYEYGLYRQNYCGCIYSEKERFYKP; encoded by the coding sequence ATGGAAAATAAACTTTTGCTCCACATCTGTTGCTCTCCTTGCCTGATGTATCCTTATACCGTCGTCGATAAAAAATTCGATACCGTTATAGGTTATTTTTACAATCCGAACATACATCCTTACAGTGAATATTCGAGGCGGGAGGAGTCGCTAAAGAAATTTGCGGAAAAAGCCGGCCTTAAGGTTATCTGCGAAAAAAATTACGATATGGAGGAGTTTATTAGAAATGTCGCATTCAGGGAAGAAAACCGCTGCTATTACTGCTTAAGCAAAAGGCTTGAAAAAACCGCTTCCCTTGCCAAATCCTCCAAATTTACCCATTTTTCGACCACTCTTTTATACAGCAAACATCAAAAACACGATTACCTCAAAGAGGTCGGTTTTAACCTGCAAAAAAAATACGGCGTTAATTTTTATTATGAAGACTTCAGGCTGGGCTATAAGGAAGGAGTGAAACTGTCTTACGAATACGGCTTATACCGCCAGAATTACTGCGGGTGCATTTACAGCGAAAAAGAAAGGTTTTATAAACCATGA
- the ruvB gene encoding Holliday junction branch migration DNA helicase RuvB has translation MSSFKKDFTDEDDKNIDNKELHGSEAEGLLNEEGNEFDNPVRPTSFDEYIGQTQLKENLLIFINASKKRSSTLGHHDLDHLLFFGPPGLGKTTLASIISHELGVNIKITSGPSIEKAGDIAALLSSAGNGDIIFIDEIHRLPKPAAEMLYPAMEDFKLDIIIGEGATAKSIRISLPRFTLIGATTRAGLIPSPLRDRFGFSSRLEYYEPGDLARIVIRSASLYGIKIDNKAAFEIARRSRGTPRIANRLLRRLRDYMVHLKKDAVDISVAKFGIESLGIDELGLDANDKLFLRMIIDKFGGGPVGIETIAQAMNDEKDTLEDVIEPYLVSCGFILRTKKGRIATELAYKHFGLTKEDSLF, from the coding sequence ATGAGTTCTTTTAAAAAAGATTTTACGGATGAAGACGATAAAAATATCGATAATAAGGAACTTCACGGGAGCGAAGCGGAAGGTTTATTAAATGAAGAGGGTAACGAATTTGACAACCCTGTAAGACCCACCAGTTTCGACGAATATATCGGTCAAACCCAACTCAAAGAAAATCTTTTAATTTTTATAAATGCTTCTAAAAAAAGAAGTTCTACTCTGGGGCATCACGATTTAGACCACCTTTTATTTTTTGGGCCGCCGGGGCTTGGCAAAACCACGCTTGCAAGTATCATATCCCATGAACTCGGGGTTAATATAAAAATAACCTCAGGGCCTTCAATCGAAAAGGCGGGCGATATTGCGGCGCTTTTATCTTCCGCAGGCAACGGCGATATTATATTTATCGACGAGATACACAGGCTGCCGAAGCCGGCCGCCGAGATGCTTTATCCCGCCATGGAGGATTTTAAACTCGATATTATAATAGGCGAGGGCGCAACGGCAAAATCCATAAGAATCAGTCTGCCGAGGTTTACGCTTATCGGCGCAACCACAAGGGCAGGGCTTATTCCGTCTCCGCTTCGGGACAGGTTCGGGTTTTCTTCGAGACTTGAATATTATGAACCGGGTGACCTTGCAAGGATTGTTATAAGAAGCGCATCCCTTTACGGCATTAAGATAGACAATAAGGCCGCTTTTGAAATTGCGCGCCGTTCAAGGGGAACGCCAAGGATTGCAAACAGACTTTTAAGGAGGCTGAGGGATTATATGGTTCATTTAAAGAAAGATGCCGTTGACATAAGCGTTGCAAAATTCGGCATTGAAAGCCTCGGGATTGACGAATTAGGGCTTGATGCTAACGACAAACTTTTTTTAAGAATGATAATAGACAAATTTGGCGGCGGACCGGTGGGCATAGAAACGATTGCGCAGGCAATGAACGACGAAAAAGATACCCTTGAGGATGTAATCGAGCCTTACCTTGTGTCTTGCGGGTTTATATTGCGGACAAAAAAGGGCAGGATTGCCACGGAACTTGCTTACAAGCATTTTGGGCTGACAAAAGAAGACTCGTTGTTTTAA
- a CDS encoding Holliday junction branch migration protein RuvA: protein MIAYLKGRVIYRDNEKSSIILEVNGVGYEVFMAERSETSGSLSLFIYTYIREDRITLYGFRTSLQREIFSLLLEVKDVGPKLAVTVLSGIDSNNFLNILTTQDISALSQIKGIGKAKAERIIMELKNKILKKPALISDIKAEDICNYNYKDIGENKHGGAGLDNNLNSVDAPTPHVPPATAGKSLRDFTSTECESEAVIQRGAMDNNLNFTDASSIILESSCALEALGYSKLESFNLASKVYTNIIKGGGITNIDTEILTKECLRYIYSLKNI from the coding sequence ATGATCGCCTATTTAAAAGGAAGGGTAATTTACAGGGATAACGAAAAATCCTCTATAATACTGGAAGTCAACGGGGTCGGATATGAGGTTTTTATGGCGGAGCGGTCGGAAACCTCCGGCAGCCTAAGCCTTTTTATTTACACATATATCAGGGAAGACCGTATTACGCTTTACGGGTTTCGTACCTCCCTGCAAAGAGAAATATTCAGCCTTCTTCTGGAAGTTAAAGATGTCGGACCAAAGCTTGCCGTAACAGTTCTTTCGGGAATCGACTCCAATAACTTTTTAAATATTTTAACCACGCAGGACATATCCGCGCTATCGCAAATTAAAGGCATAGGCAAAGCTAAAGCCGAACGCATCATTATGGAGCTTAAAAATAAAATCCTTAAAAAACCCGCTTTAATCAGCGATATAAAGGCTGAAGATATTTGCAATTATAATTATAAGGATATTGGCGAAAACAAACACGGCGGCGCAGGTTTGGATAATAATTTAAATTCCGTTGATGCCCCAACCCCGCATGTCCCGCCCGCTACAGCGGGAAAGTCCCTACGGGACTTCACGAGCACGGAGTGCGAGAGCGAAGCGGTAATCCAGAGAGGCGCTATGGATAATAATTTAAATTTTACCGATGCCTCCAGTATTATTCTTGAATCTTCATGTGCTTTAGAGGCGTTGGGATATTCAAAATTAGAGTCTTTTAATCTTGCAAGCAAGGTTTATACAAATATTATAAAAGGCGGGGGAATAACGAATATCGACACCGAAATATTGACAAAGGAGTGTTTGAGGTATATATACTCGTTAAAAAATATTTAA
- the ruvC gene encoding crossover junction endodeoxyribonuclease RuvC, giving the protein MRTLIYKKRRLNFSFMSYRILGVDPGSRLTGWAVLDLPSFGRTFNLISCGLIDAKNKEFPSNLGKIYEELREVMKEYSPGIMSLESVFSGVNPASLIKLSQARGVICLLSSVFNIKLKEYSPRFVKKSIAGYGDANKQQMKEALNIICASKSSNIKAFLNDNMDSNISDALAIAVCCATDMSNFIYS; this is encoded by the coding sequence ATGCGAACTTTGATATACAAGAAGCGGAGGCTTAATTTTTCCTTTATGAGTTACAGGATTTTGGGAGTTGACCCGGGTTCAAGGCTGACAGGTTGGGCGGTTTTGGATTTACCGTCTTTCGGAAGGACTTTTAATTTAATATCCTGCGGGTTAATAGATGCAAAAAATAAAGAATTTCCTTCCAATTTGGGTAAAATTTACGAGGAACTAAGAGAGGTTATGAAGGAATATTCGCCGGGCATAATGTCTTTGGAATCTGTGTTTTCAGGAGTAAATCCCGCTTCTTTAATTAAACTTTCTCAGGCAAGGGGGGTTATATGTCTTTTATCATCCGTTTTCAACATAAAATTAAAGGAATATTCGCCGAGGTTCGTAAAAAAGAGTATCGCAGGTTATGGGGATGCAAATAAACAGCAGATGAAAGAGGCATTAAATATAATATGCGCTTCTAAAAGTTCCAACATTAAGGCTTTTTTAAACGATAATATGGACAGCAACATATCGGACGCTCTTGCAATAGCGGTTTGCTGCGCCACCGATATGTCGAACTTTATTTATTCTTAA
- a CDS encoding YebC/PmpR family DNA-binding transcriptional regulator → MSGHSKWSTIKRKKGALDAKRGRIFTNIIREIITSTRIGGKDASTNPRLRLAIEEAKAANMPKDNIERAMKKGAGELEGETYEEIIYEGYGPAGVALLIETLTDNRNRTVSEVRHALSRHGGSLGESGCVMWMFNKKGVIGFDASLYPEDTVMEAALEAGAEDIKTEDDEVLVYTDIKDFEAVKSAFESKGMKEKFSELSYIPQTNIELKGKEADQMVKLMDALEEIEGIQNIYANFDIQEAEA, encoded by the coding sequence ATGTCCGGTCACAGTAAATGGAGCACCATTAAAAGAAAAAAGGGGGCTTTGGACGCAAAGAGGGGCAGGATTTTTACCAACATCATCCGCGAGATTATCACAAGCACCAGAATAGGCGGGAAAGATGCGTCCACTAACCCGAGATTAAGGCTCGCCATCGAGGAAGCTAAAGCCGCCAATATGCCCAAAGATAATATCGAAAGGGCTATGAAAAAGGGGGCGGGAGAGCTTGAAGGCGAGACTTACGAGGAAATAATATATGAGGGATACGGTCCAGCGGGGGTGGCTTTACTTATCGAGACTTTAACCGATAATAGAAATAGAACCGTTTCAGAGGTTAGGCATGCGCTGTCGAGGCATGGCGGCAGTCTTGGAGAATCGGGCTGCGTTATGTGGATGTTTAACAAAAAGGGCGTTATAGGGTTCGATGCAAGCCTCTATCCTGAAGACACGGTTATGGAAGCGGCGCTCGAGGCGGGAGCCGAAGACATAAAAACCGAAGATGACGAGGTATTGGTCTATACGGACATAAAAGACTTCGAGGCCGTTAAATCCGCATTCGAGTCTAAGGGAATGAAAGAAAAGTTTTCCGAACTTTCTTATATACCACAGACAAATATCGAGCTTAAAGGAAAAGAGGCAGACCAGATGGTTAAACTTATGGACGCGCTGGAAGAGATAGAAGGCATTCAAAACATTTATGCGAACTTTGATATACAAGAAGCGGAGGCTTAA
- a CDS encoding PIN domain-containing protein, whose product MKDEKILIDTSIWIDYFKKQNAAVVEVMDLILAKNDIYVPKVVIAELIQGSKSEREVLVIEEFLDAFYIIDNAGSTWIKAGKLSFTMKQNGKTVNLIDCYISIMAMENNCAIYTLDKHFSEIKNFIKIKLLKA is encoded by the coding sequence ATGAAAGATGAAAAAATCTTAATAGACACTTCCATCTGGATAGATTATTTTAAAAAACAAAATGCCGCTGTCGTTGAGGTTATGGATTTAATTCTTGCCAAAAACGATATTTACGTGCCTAAAGTGGTGATAGCCGAGCTTATACAGGGTTCGAAATCGGAAAGAGAGGTCTTGGTTATAGAGGAATTTTTAGATGCATTTTATATTATAGATAATGCAGGCAGCACATGGATAAAAGCCGGAAAATTATCTTTTACTATGAAACAGAACGGGAAAACGGTAAATCTTATAGATTGTTATATATCTATTATGGCTATGGAGAATAACTGCGCAATATATACTTTAGACAAGCATTTTAGCGAGATAAAAAATTTTATAAAAATTAAATTATTAAAGGCCTAA
- a CDS encoding DUF2191 domain-containing protein — protein sequence MRTTITIDKDIIDDLIRETHVKSKASAVKIAIESYLKKKKIEKIQSLKGKLEFDMTADEIRHYER from the coding sequence ATGCGCACAACAATCACGATAGATAAAGATATAATAGATGACTTAATTAGGGAAACTCATGTAAAAAGCAAAGCCTCTGCCGTGAAAATAGCCATCGAGTCTTATCTTAAAAAAAAGAAAATAGAGAAAATTCAATCTTTAAAAGGCAAACTTGAATTCGATATGACCGCGGACGAAATAAGGCATTATGAAAGATGA